aggaaacaaccattctggccggaagaatgtgctgttttgtcatctgagaacattaagagccttatccacaactaccaaaaacaatttagagcggtccctgatgttaaacagggacatattcagcatcagaaactagggtatgtaaacttttgaacagggtcatttgggtagtttgggttgtgatcatgcttttgaaagagtaaacacagaatactgctaataaatattttaagccagtcactagcaatgagtgaatacaaaggttttgtgtaatccttcatattttgtgagaaatcgctaataaagcgtatattctgctggggtatgtaaacatatgagcaccactgtacatattttgaagagtttagactgaaaatgtctTCATTACTTCTACGTTATCTTGTGATAAAGCATTATGGTCCCATAGAGGTTTGTATGATGGGTTTATATATTTTCTCAAttccatataggctactgtagttttTTTGTAATCATGTCATGACATTGCTTTCCCCTTTGAATACATAGGTTTGTCATTGTTGAAATTATATGATTGTAATGGCAATGAaaagacatacacatactgtatttgtataaAGAACTCAGATTTATTCAGCATTTTCACATGTTGCACATGACACACATCCTAAATCTGGTTAAGATCAGCCGTTGCAGATTGAATCAGTGACTGACTTACAGAGCTGCCGACAAAAGCTGTCTGTAAGGCCTGGgcctaggcctgtgttatatggACTGCTTTAAAACAGAGCTATGTTTTTTGCAAAAGCTGTAGCAGTAGCCATTTCCAAACAGGGGCACGTTTTAACTGTCACTTTAATTTTTTTTCCCAGATGATAAATAAGGCTGAATATCTGGGGACTCACACTGCTGCCATCGCTTGCTGCACACAATGGTCTTTGGGTGGAACTGGAAAGTGTGTGGgaagaggagggatagagggaaaaCAAGAGAGAAAGGTGGTGGGTGGTCCTCGTTTAGAAGCGAcgcagggaggaggaagaggcgcgGGAGATGGACATGCTGGAGCCGCCGCCGCCAATGCTGATGCCGGAGCCGCCGCCCATGCTCAGGCCCAGGCCAGAGCCGTAGCCGaatccgccaccgccgccgccaccgagGGCCAGGCCACCGCCGCCGCCAAGGGCCAGGCCACCGCCGAGACCAAGACCGAGGCCGAGACCCAGGCCAGCACcggcaccaccacctccaccaccgccagCACTCACTGCAGCTGAGGTCTCCTGGACGTGGACTGTTGCAGAGGCACCTCCAGCGGCGAGTCTGGACTCCTCTCCCTCCAGCAGCTTCCTGTAGGTGGCGATTTCAATGTCCAGGGCCAGCTTGACGTTCATCAGCTCCTGGTACTCACGCACCTGGCGGGCCATGTCGGCCTTGGCTCTCTGGATGGCCTCCTCCAGGTCCCTGATGCGCAGCTTGGCATCCTTCACTGCCAGCTCACCGGTCGCCTCAGCCTCAGCGATCTGGGCCTCGATGGCGGCGCGCTGTCCCTTGACGGTCTCAATTTCGGCCTGGAGACGGGTGATCATGCGGGTGAGCTCAGCAATCTCGGTCTTGGTTGTGCGCAGGTCATCTCCGTACTTGACAGCAGAGGTCTGAATCTCCTCAACCTTGGCCTTGTACCAGGACTCAGCCTCAGCTTTGCTGCTGGCAGCGATGGCCTCATACTGAGCGCGCACCTCTGCCACGATGGCGTCCATGTCCAGGGATCTGGTGTTGTCCATCTCCACAATGGCGGATGTGTCCTTGATCTGAGCCTGCAGCTCGCGCAGTTCCTCCACGTAGATGGCTCTGAGGAAGTTGATCTCATCGGTGAGGGCATCAACCTTAGCTTCCAGCTCGACCTTGATCATGTATGCGGCATCGACGTCCTTCTTCAGCAGAACAAACTCGTTCTCAACTGCAGCACGCTTGTTGATCTCATCTTCATACTTCAGTTTGAAGTCCTCCACCACAAGGGTCACGCTCCTCAGCTCTCCATCCAGCTTGGCCTTCTCACCACCCAGGCCATCGAGCTGTCTGCGGAGGTTGGCGATGTAGGCCTCGAACATGGCATCGATGTTGGAGTGTACAGTGGTCGTGTCCTGGAGAAGGGTCCACTTGGTCTCCAGCATCTTGTTCTGCTGCTCCAGGAAGCGCACCTTGtcaatgaaggaagcgaagcggTTGTTGAGGGTCTTGATCTGATCTTTCTCCTGGGTCCTCACAGCCTGGATGGTGGGGTCGATATCCAGGTTCATGGGGGCGAGCAGGCTCTGGTTCACGGTCACAGCCTGGATGGAGGGTGCCGCCATCATGACAGCACCACCACCCATACCTCCGCCAAGGGCCAGTCCGCCACCGCCAAGTGCCAGTCCGCCGCCACCGAGGGCCAGTCCACCACCTCCGAGGGCCAGACCGCCTCCTCCGAGGGCCAGTCCACCGCCACCCATGCTCATTCTCATGCCGCCACCTCCGATAGACATGCCACCAGAGCGGCTCATGGAGATGCGGCTGCCGCCTCCGAATCCGCCACCGATGGCAGACTGGCTGGAGTAGCTCCTCCTgatgctgccgccgccgctgctgaaTCCTCCACCGCTGCTGAATCCACCACCGCTAATGCTGATTCCACCGCCGCCCATGCTGGATGCGGTTCCACTGGTGGTGAAGCTGGAGAGTTTCACAGACATGACTGCTGTTGTGAGGAGGGCTGACAGAGAGATAAGACAGGACCAGAGCAGGTGAGTCCACTAAGAGGAGAGGAACCTCTGAGTGTCTTGCTGCTGGTGCGGTGGCTCTTTATACTCTTCACAGAAGGGGGTGGATCTCACCTGATCCCAtgttcacacactcatgcagcacACACTTTAGGACAGTTAAAGTCACAGAAACCCTTAGGCTGGTTTTGGCACCAAAGGAATGACAGCCACTCTAATCCCCAACACCAGTTACAGGAATGTCTGATAGTCACacatatctttttttttgtttcagggATGCTTTAAGACAGTGTCTGAGGGTGATAAGTAGTGTTCTGCTATGCATATAATTCCAATCAAATAGGGGACACTTGCATAACTCTCCACTTTTGCTACCTTGCTGTTGACTTGTAATTAAAGGCTGCATAGGGTGAGCTGTAAATTTgaataaaaccttttttttcaacaACTCTGCACTTGCACTTGGGAAGTGGTTATGTTAAGGTATGGTATTAGCATAAAAGCAACACTTTATTTCAGTAATTATATTCTAAATTGATACATCCCATGACTGTAGTGACTAATCAGTTACCAGTAACATTGATTTCTTCTGCCTTATTAGCTGTAAATGCTGGAAGAAGGGATTCACAGCCTTTTAGTGTGCTGTCTGAACAAATCCTGAAGAGCGCAATAAAAGCTGTAGAATAGTGTAGGGGGGGGCGTCGTCTGAAAGCAAGACAGCTGGGGGACACAATTGGGGGTGTTGGGAAAGCACACTCAAAGTGAATTGCAGCCCTCACATCATTTAGCTGTATAATAATCATACAGCATATTCAATAATAGAATACATACTATttgtgttattattatcattacattcTGTACTGCTGTCATAAGCTTTAACATCAAACTGTTAGGTTGGGGGGGGGTTCTGCTTTCAATTCCACCAGGGTTGATTGCTACAATGCCCAAAAAAAGATGCAGCTGCAAGAATCAAGCCATATTACTCCAACTTTAAGTTTCCTGCACTGAATCTCAGTTCACTATGCTGTATAGCTTACTTTAAAGCACTACTCTTTGCGTTTAAAACATCAAATGGGTTGGGACCTACTGGAACCTGGGAACTTAGAGGAATTCAGTCAGCTGCAGAGCCGGTTTTACCTACAGGCacactaggcaattgccaagagCCCCATCAAATCTGCCTTCTGTATAGGGCCCCCCTACAGTCAACCCTGTCATAGTAAATGCCAGCAAGACAAgagtaattcaaaagggccccatgtccatattttgcctagggctccGAAATGGGCATTACCACTACTGGTCAGCTGTATGCGCCAACTACGTCTCTAAAGGCCCAAACACTAAGTGCGAGATGAATACGGATAAGTGTGGAATATTTCACACCTTCTCACCAATGGCTGAAGACGTGTTGAAGGGTATCCTGTAGGCTGTGTACGTATAGGAATACATAGCCTATAGTTAATCAAATGCAGGGAGTGCTGCGATCGCCTCTTGGTCCAGCCCTTGATGAAGGTGGATCTGCATCCATGCTAATGAGTGACGAGTCAGTATTTTCCTATTGGAAATTCTGTGATCGTACCTGCTCCTGATGTCTGAATTGGGCTCCAAAGTTCATCCTCCTGATCTTGGACGTCTGCGCCTCACCATCATCACTGCTATGTTCCACTTGACAAGCAGTTGCTTTTTTGCCTCGCGGAGCATAACTCATAgatcatagattttttttttttttccatttcaacattatttaatatatatatttcttttttttttaattatatatttattcaGATTTTTTGCAGAGATCATAGATTTTTAATAGGAAGATACTTGTTATGAATTGGCTAACAATTTACTCATTTGACTATTCGTGCAACTACAGTATTCGTGCAAACACATGACTCATGCCCCGTGCTGATTGTGCTGGAGGCTACTTTGAATTAATTTATGTAGGGCCTATGCATTTGTAAATATGTaaatgagaaaaacaaaacaataggcAAGCATGTTCAGTATTATTCTGTATGTAAAGAATGTGTAATCGTCTCTGACTTGCTATCTGATGCATGTAATAAATCTGATTTGAATTTCCCCTGTTGTCATTCAATGTAAATACTGTAGAAATCTGGTTGTTTTGTCAGAATCCCTCTACTGTTTTGGTGGTTTTATGAACATTAAAACTCCTTTGACACAAGGACTGTACAGCACAAATCCTTTGACCCggatatgtagcctactgtaactaTCAAGAGCCTGACAAAAGCCTCAATATCTCCGTTTCTAAATAAAAAGTATCAATCACCTTTGTTTAGCCTGGCTAGGTCGGCAATGGAGTCACCTAGAGACACATGGTTTTCGCCCACTAAGATgtgaatgtcttaccttgcaaACGAGCCaaaacatgtttcagtggccTTATCATATAATATGCTGTGGCTCTACAAAGGCCAAAAATGGTCCAGATTGCTGGAATTCTACTCCAACATTCTGAAAACCGCGCTGGCACCCGATGCATGAATGTGGTTTTACACATTACAAATGCCGACATTATGTACATGTATTAGTGAACAACATGAGATccctaaaacaaagtgttacAAACACTGTGCTATTCACCTCTTGTAATAGTCTGCAGTCCAATACAAATTCTTTATTTCACTTCATGATCAGAAGTAAGCCAGTGGGTAAATTAAGACACGCATGTCATATGTCAACAGAGTTCACCTCTCCCCCTAGTACACTTTTCTCAATTCTGCAGTTCCAGACCCTatacgtatgaacggccatccgggtactttgcttgtgaatgtacgttacgcccctttttggggggaaacaaaccgaatgtctcattagcttacatgctacatcagctagcctaaatgaatgcagtccatgcttcagccacggctgtttggctatattatttgaacaaccgacaacacaacacgtcttcgacatgttgagcgtgaacaacgctagtcttcAGGTCCTTGTattttgtttattctttcccaacaccaccaattgacttgcattggcttttcccccaatgttttcctccaaaaaagggcgtaacgcacatggcacacgtcacgccgttcatacGTATGCACAAATAAAATTAGCATGTTGACCTGTGTCGGGGGTGGTAAGACCTGGCTAGTACCGTACCCAGGGGTCACTTGTcacgtgcccagggagagaggggacccagaattggatccgcattacattgtatgtattcatttggggccctttcagatgtctttgtcccgggcccagccaaagctgtcagcagccctgaccgtACTATTTGCATATTGCCAAAGGAAAGCCATCTTGGGACTGTTGTTCAGATGTGGTAAGCCTGTCCTATGTGACCGGAATTGCATGCACAGCAGTCAAACAGTCATCACTCTGAGGCAATTCTCTCAAATATGCCTGAAGCtgaatggaaaaaaataatctgTAGAAATGTGTTATCAGGCACTCATCCAAATGGTTGTGGAGATTAGCCACAGAGTGACTGCCATTCCTTTGAATGCAAGCCCTCCCTCTGGGGCTTTCTGACTTTTGAAAGTACATCGGGTGTACATTtggacaataagctggactggttTTGCCAACGTACTTATAGATGCAGTTAGCAAGAAAGGGCACAGACAGACGACTCTTCTTTATGCTGCTCAGGACTATTATTTACTCTAGATTTTACAAGGCACTGTCAGCAGACTGCTCTTTTTAATGGACAATAAACACACCACTTTCTCCAAGCACCTCAACAAACTGGCTTTAAAAGTTTGTCGTTACTCATTCACCCCGTCCTCCACACCACATTGAAGGAAAGGCACAAGGCTAATTTGACTTTTGACGTATTTTTTTTCTGAACACTCATCTTGCCTGTATCCAGGTGTGTTCATAATTCACATTCAATACCATGATGACTCTGTGCCAATTCAGTACTTGAGCACCAGGCTGCTCCTTCAATCAAAGGCCCCACAAAGAtaaagacaaagtgtgtgtgtgtgtgtgtgtgtgtgtgtgtgtgtgtgtgtgtgtgtgtgtgtgtgtgtgtgtgtgtgtgtgtgtgtgtgtgtgtgtgtgtgtgtgtgtgtgtgtgtgtgtgtgtgtgtgtgtcttcaggatTAATACAGTAATGCTCTCTATGCTTCAGAGATGTGCAAGCAGACAGTCTTAGTCAAGTATGCTCCTTGATTGAGGATGTCTGTTTCGTCTTTTGCCATCTTTTATCTTTCTGCACAATGGAGTCAAATAATCCGTTTTGATTGACCTTTCAGTATCTTGTAGCTTTCTGGAAATGGTGTTACTTCAATTCTTCAAGTGATTTTAAAGACATCAAGCAATGAAAACAAGACATGTAGGCTAGAGGCTCCAAATTGCACCCTGCAACTGAACAGGAGACACATTCAGATTTAGGCCTACAGCTAATTTCTTTCTGATGAGAATCACTAATAGGATATGATTTTAACAAATCCCAATAAAA
The Engraulis encrasicolus isolate BLACKSEA-1 chromosome 12, IST_EnEncr_1.0, whole genome shotgun sequence DNA segment above includes these coding regions:
- the LOC134459503 gene encoding intermediate filament protein ON3-like yields the protein MSVKLSSFTTSGTASSMGGGGISISGGGFSSGGGFSSGGGSIRRSYSSQSAIGGGFGGGSRISMSRSGGMSIGGGGMRMSMGGGGLALGGGGLALGGGGLALGGGGLALGGGGLALGGGMGGGAVMMAAPSIQAVTVNQSLLAPMNLDIDPTIQAVRTQEKDQIKTLNNRFASFIDKVRFLEQQNKMLETKWTLLQDTTTVHSNIDAMFEAYIANLRRQLDGLGGEKAKLDGELRSVTLVVEDFKLKYEDEINKRAAVENEFVLLKKDVDAAYMIKVELEAKVDALTDEINFLRAIYVEELRELQAQIKDTSAIVEMDNTRSLDMDAIVAEVRAQYEAIAASSKAEAESWYKAKVEEIQTSAVKYGDDLRTTKTEIAELTRMITRLQAEIETVKGQRAAIEAQIAEAEATGELAVKDAKLRIRDLEEAIQRAKADMARQVREYQELMNVKLALDIEIATYRKLLEGEESRLAAGGASATVHVQETSAAVSAGGGGGGGAGAGLGLGLGLGLGGGLALGGGGGLALGGGGGGGFGYGSGLGLSMGGGSGISIGGGGSSMSISRASSSSLRRF